In Nocardioides cavernae, a single genomic region encodes these proteins:
- the rbfA gene encoding 30S ribosome-binding factor RbfA codes for MTNPRVRKIADRIQVIVAEMLERRIKDPRLGFVTITDVRVTGDSQQASVFYTVLGAEDELASTAAALESAKGVIRSEVAKQLGMRIVPSLTFIPDALPENARALNEVLARAKQQDEEVAARRVEAYAGEADPYKKPRVAEDELADDLEDPADEGDDLDDLGAEDDRA; via the coding sequence ATGACCAATCCCCGCGTCCGCAAGATCGCCGACCGGATCCAGGTGATCGTCGCCGAGATGCTCGAGCGTCGGATCAAGGACCCTCGCCTCGGCTTCGTCACCATCACCGACGTCCGCGTCACCGGTGACTCCCAGCAGGCCTCGGTCTTCTACACGGTGCTCGGCGCCGAGGACGAGCTGGCCAGCACCGCCGCCGCCCTCGAGTCGGCCAAGGGCGTGATCCGCTCCGAGGTCGCCAAGCAGCTCGGGATGCGCATCGTGCCGTCGCTGACGTTCATCCCCGACGCCCTGCCCGAGAACGCCCGCGCCCTGAACGAGGTGCTGGCGCGCGCCAAGCAGCAGGACGAGGAGGTCGCCGCCCGTCGCGTCGAGGCGTACGCGGGCGAGGCCGACCCCTACAAGAAGCCCCGGGTGGCCGAGGACGAGCTCGCCGACGACCTCGAGGACCCTGCCGACGAGGGCGACGACCTCGACGACCTCGGCGCCGAGGACGACCGCGCCTGA
- the truB gene encoding tRNA pseudouridine(55) synthase TruB, whose translation MVDPGLVVVDKAPGMTSHDVVARVRRLAGTRKVGHAGTLDPMATGVLVLGVDRATRLLGHLMLTEKAYDATVRLGVSTTTDDAEGEVTASTPASHLQPGLVQTELEELVGDILQVPTAVSAIKVDGKRAYQRVRDGEQVELKARPVTIHELVVHDQRVAGDWLDVDISVRCSSGTYIRAIARDVGAALGVGGHLTALRRTAVGPFDLSAARTLEQLADDFAVLPIAEAARASFASLDLDEDQAGDVRVGRGLDLTLPGDGPHAVFAPDGQFLALYEQRGQQARSVAVFVG comes from the coding sequence ATGGTCGACCCCGGTCTGGTCGTCGTCGACAAGGCCCCGGGCATGACCTCGCACGACGTGGTGGCCCGGGTACGCCGGCTCGCCGGCACCCGCAAGGTCGGCCACGCCGGCACGCTCGACCCGATGGCCACGGGCGTGCTCGTGCTGGGCGTGGACCGCGCCACCCGGCTGCTCGGTCACCTCATGCTCACCGAGAAGGCGTACGACGCCACGGTGCGGCTCGGGGTCTCGACGACCACCGACGACGCCGAGGGTGAGGTCACCGCGTCCACCCCGGCGTCCCACCTGCAGCCGGGTCTGGTGCAGACCGAGCTCGAGGAGCTGGTCGGCGACATCCTCCAGGTCCCGACCGCGGTCTCCGCGATCAAGGTCGACGGCAAGCGGGCCTACCAGCGCGTCCGCGACGGCGAGCAGGTCGAGCTCAAGGCCCGGCCCGTGACGATCCACGAGCTGGTGGTGCACGACCAGCGCGTCGCCGGCGACTGGCTCGACGTCGACATCTCGGTGCGGTGCTCGTCCGGCACCTACATCCGCGCCATCGCACGCGACGTCGGGGCGGCGCTCGGTGTTGGCGGCCACCTGACCGCGCTGCGGCGTACGGCCGTCGGGCCCTTCGACCTCTCCGCCGCCCGCACCCTCGAGCAGCTGGCCGACGACTTCGCGGTCCTGCCGATCGCCGAGGCGGCGCGCGCGAGCTTCGCGTCGCTCGACCTCGACGAGGACCAGGCCGGCGACGTGCGGGTCGGTCGTGGGCTCGACCTGACCCTCCCCGGGGACGGCCCCCATGCGGTGTTCGCGCCTGACGGGCAGTTCCTCGCGCTCTACGAGCAGCGCGGGCAGCAGGCCCGCTCGGTGGCGGTCTTCGTCGGATGA